A genome region from Corynebacterium uberis includes the following:
- a CDS encoding type II toxin-antitoxin system PemK/MazF family toxin, whose product MTSSPESSTPGPHRGVFRTLIDAASRLLPGHSAPPLQAGLDRINSRLGFGDDPDEPTAQHQPTDITVANTADHARGLYYAPDMDGQPEPGEVVWVWAPSDGAEATLRNRAILVVGHNPYTVLGLLISPNPEHADDDMWLDIGAGEWDEAGRDCWVRLDRVLEVSHLDIRRQGAFFPQRRFERVAAKLRDNFGWT is encoded by the coding sequence ATGACCTCCTCACCGGAATCCTCCACCCCGGGCCCGCACCGCGGGGTGTTTCGCACGCTTATCGACGCCGCGTCACGCCTGCTCCCCGGCCACTCCGCCCCGCCCCTGCAAGCAGGACTCGACCGCATCAACTCCCGGCTCGGATTCGGCGACGACCCCGACGAGCCCACCGCACAACACCAGCCCACCGACATCACCGTGGCCAATACCGCCGACCACGCCCGCGGCCTGTACTACGCCCCCGACATGGACGGCCAGCCCGAACCCGGCGAAGTGGTGTGGGTCTGGGCACCCTCCGACGGCGCGGAGGCGACCCTGCGCAACCGCGCCATCCTGGTCGTTGGCCACAACCCCTACACCGTCCTCGGCCTACTGATCTCCCCCAACCCAGAGCACGCAGACGATGACATGTGGCTCGACATCGGCGCCGGCGAATGGGACGAGGCCGGCCGCGACTGCTGGGTGCGCCTCGACCGCGTCCTGGAGGTCTCCCACCTGGACATCCGCCGCCAAGGAGCGTTCTTTCCGCAGCGACGTTTCGAGCGCGTGGCCGCCAAGCTGCGCGACAACTTTGGCTGGACCTGA
- a CDS encoding BCCT family transporter yields MPDQPASPPPPQRPGSTRLRFLQSSPTLYPDGLHPGLVPGISVDEQRNKFGLNRWVFGFTAAVIVAFIAWGVSAPDSVSSVSSAGFEWAMTNAAWLFNMVMLAGVGVTLFLACSRYGRITLGKDGERPEFSRFSWIAMMFGAGIGVGIFFFGPSEPLSHYTSPPPHTVAARTPEAVHQAMAQSHFHWGLFAWGLYAVVGAALAYSSYRRGRVSLFSSAFRSIVGPRSAGRAGSLIDALAIIATVFGTAATLGLSAIQIGRGIEIIRGAGPLTNGAIIVLMAVLTCGFIISAVSGVSRGVRYLSALNITLTLGLVLFVFVTGPTLYLLNLLPSGLLTYADQLLAMAGKSLSWGTDTVDFQATWTAFYWAWWISWTPFVGMFLARISRGRTLREFALATMAVPSFILAVAFTFFGGTAITLSQGEHPAVSATATPEHVLFAMFDALPLHAITPVLLIFVLAVFFITSADSASVVMGTLSTRGNPAPPKTIVVFWGLCMMGIAVVMLLSGGENALSGLQSLTILSALPFSVVLLVLMVALVKDLRTDPAAIRREYARSAINKAVYRGIERHGDDFEISVRRAAEGEGAGAEFDSTAPRVTSWYERTDEDGNRVEYDYSTDTWADGWQPPAAGDDSPEDTGTGTGTDAPGSPSSPNAPEPPQPA; encoded by the coding sequence ATGCCTGACCAGCCCGCCAGCCCACCTCCCCCGCAGCGTCCCGGATCCACCCGGCTGCGGTTCTTACAGTCCTCCCCCACGCTCTACCCGGACGGTCTGCACCCCGGTTTGGTGCCGGGAATTAGCGTGGATGAACAGCGCAATAAATTTGGGCTCAACCGGTGGGTCTTTGGATTTACGGCCGCGGTCATCGTGGCGTTTATCGCCTGGGGTGTCAGCGCCCCGGACTCCGTGTCTTCCGTATCCAGTGCGGGTTTTGAGTGGGCGATGACGAACGCGGCGTGGCTGTTTAATATGGTCATGCTCGCCGGGGTTGGGGTGACGCTATTTTTGGCGTGCTCACGCTATGGGCGAATCACGTTGGGCAAGGACGGCGAGCGCCCGGAGTTTTCTCGATTTTCGTGGATCGCCATGATGTTTGGCGCGGGCATTGGTGTGGGTATTTTCTTCTTTGGCCCTTCCGAGCCGCTGAGCCATTACACCTCCCCGCCGCCGCATACTGTTGCCGCACGTACCCCGGAGGCTGTTCATCAGGCGATGGCGCAGTCGCATTTCCATTGGGGGCTGTTCGCCTGGGGATTGTATGCGGTGGTCGGCGCCGCGCTGGCTTATTCTTCCTACCGCCGCGGCCGGGTATCGCTGTTTAGTTCCGCCTTCCGCAGCATTGTGGGCCCACGTTCGGCAGGCAGGGCAGGTTCGCTTATCGACGCCCTCGCCATCATCGCCACCGTCTTCGGCACCGCCGCCACGCTCGGCCTGTCCGCCATCCAGATCGGCCGCGGCATCGAGATCATTCGGGGTGCCGGCCCGCTGACAAACGGGGCAATCATAGTCCTGATGGCGGTGTTGACCTGTGGTTTTATTATCTCCGCGGTCTCTGGGGTCTCTCGGGGTGTGCGCTATCTTTCAGCGTTGAACATCACGCTGACCCTCGGGCTGGTGCTCTTCGTCTTTGTCACCGGGCCCACGCTTTATTTGCTCAACCTTTTGCCCTCAGGCCTGCTGACCTACGCAGATCAGCTGCTAGCCATGGCCGGAAAGTCCCTGTCCTGGGGGACGGATACGGTGGACTTCCAGGCCACCTGGACCGCGTTTTATTGGGCGTGGTGGATCTCCTGGACGCCGTTTGTGGGGATGTTCTTGGCCCGCATTTCTCGAGGGCGGACATTGCGGGAATTTGCCCTGGCCACCATGGCCGTGCCCAGCTTCATTCTCGCGGTGGCGTTTACGTTCTTCGGCGGAACCGCCATTACTTTAAGCCAGGGCGAGCACCCGGCGGTCAGCGCTACAGCCACCCCCGAGCATGTTCTTTTTGCCATGTTTGATGCGCTGCCGCTGCATGCCATCACACCGGTGTTGTTGATTTTTGTGCTGGCCGTGTTCTTTATTACGTCTGCCGATTCTGCTTCTGTGGTGATGGGAACGCTGTCTACCCGGGGAAACCCTGCGCCGCCAAAGACGATCGTGGTCTTTTGGGGGCTGTGCATGATGGGTATTGCAGTGGTCATGCTGCTGTCTGGCGGCGAGAATGCGCTGTCTGGTTTGCAGTCACTGACCATTTTGAGCGCCCTGCCCTTTTCCGTAGTACTGCTGGTGCTCATGGTCGCGCTGGTCAAGGATCTGCGCACCGACCCGGCGGCGATTCGCCGCGAGTACGCCCGCAGCGCGATCAATAAGGCGGTCTACCGGGGCATTGAGCGCCACGGCGATGACTTTGAGATCAGCGTGCGCCGCGCGGCCGAAGGAGAGGGCGCCGGGGCGGAGTTTGATTCCACCGCGCCCCGGGTGACCTCCTGGTATGAACGCACCGATGAGGACGGCAATCGGGTGGAGTATGACTACTCCACCGACACCTGGGCGGACGGCTGGCAGCCTCCCGCGGCTGGGGATGACTCGCCGGAGGACACCGGCACCGGCACCGGCACCGATGCGCCGGGCTCCCCGAGCTCCCCGAACGCTCCTGAGCCTCCCCAGCCGGCGTAG
- the lepA gene encoding translation elongation factor 4, with product MPGNFAETTFTDPTRIRNFCIIAHIDHGKSTLADRILQLSNVVDARDMRDQYLDNMDIERERGITIKAQNVRLPWVPRSGACAGEQLVLQMIDTPGHVDFTYEVSRALAACEGAILLVDAAQGIEAQTLANLYMAMDKDLEIIPVLNKIDLPAADPEKYSAEIANIIGCEPGDVLRVSGKTGEGVSELLDRVCELIPAPQAEDASADAPARAMIFDSVYDTYRGVVTYIRMVDGRLTPRQKVRMMSTGAVHELLEIGIVSPTPKKCEGLGPGEVGYLITGVKDVRETKVGDTVTWAAKGAEEPLQGYEDPAPMVYSGLFPISQQDFPALRDALDKLQLNDASLTFEPETSVALGFGFRCGFLGLLHMEITRARLEREFDLDLISTAPSVTYRVIAEDGSEHLVHNPADWPGGKMREIYEPIVDMTIIVPADFVGPTMELCQSRRGQMKNMDYLSEDRVELRYVMPLGEIIFDFFDMLKSRTKGYASLNYEEAGEQEADLVKVDILLQGEPVDAFSAIVHRDNAQFYGNKMTKKLKQIIPRQQFEVPVQAAIGSKIISRENIKALRKDVLSKCYGGDISRKRKLLEKQKEGKKRMKSIGSVNVPQEAFVAALSTDEG from the coding sequence ATGCCCGGCAATTTTGCTGAGACCACGTTTACGGACCCCACGCGGATCCGCAATTTCTGCATCATCGCACACATCGACCACGGCAAATCCACGTTGGCCGACCGGATTCTGCAGCTTTCTAACGTGGTGGACGCGCGCGACATGCGCGACCAATACCTGGACAATATGGATATTGAGCGCGAGCGCGGCATCACTATCAAGGCGCAGAACGTGCGCTTGCCGTGGGTGCCGCGTTCGGGGGCGTGCGCCGGCGAGCAGCTGGTTTTGCAGATGATTGATACCCCCGGCCACGTGGACTTCACCTACGAGGTCTCCCGGGCGCTCGCCGCGTGCGAGGGTGCTATTTTGCTTGTCGACGCCGCCCAAGGCATCGAGGCACAAACGCTGGCCAACCTCTACATGGCGATGGATAAAGATCTAGAGATCATCCCCGTCCTCAACAAGATTGACCTGCCTGCGGCGGACCCGGAGAAGTACTCCGCTGAGATCGCCAACATCATCGGCTGCGAGCCTGGCGACGTGCTGCGCGTTTCCGGCAAGACCGGCGAGGGCGTGTCCGAGCTGCTCGATCGCGTCTGCGAGCTGATCCCCGCCCCGCAGGCAGAGGACGCCAGCGCGGATGCGCCGGCGCGTGCCATGATCTTTGACTCCGTGTATGACACCTACCGCGGGGTGGTCACCTACATCCGCATGGTCGACGGGCGGCTCACCCCGCGCCAGAAGGTGCGCATGATGTCTACCGGCGCGGTCCATGAGTTGTTAGAAATTGGCATCGTCTCACCCACCCCAAAGAAGTGTGAGGGGTTGGGCCCCGGCGAGGTGGGCTACCTGATCACGGGCGTGAAGGACGTGCGTGAGACCAAGGTGGGCGATACGGTCACCTGGGCGGCCAAGGGGGCGGAAGAACCCCTGCAGGGCTATGAGGACCCGGCGCCCATGGTCTACTCGGGCCTGTTTCCCATCTCCCAGCAGGACTTCCCCGCACTGCGCGACGCGCTGGATAAGCTCCAGCTCAATGACGCCTCGCTGACCTTCGAGCCGGAGACCTCGGTGGCCCTGGGCTTTGGGTTCCGCTGCGGATTCTTGGGCCTGCTGCACATGGAGATCACCCGCGCCCGCCTAGAACGCGAGTTTGACCTTGATCTCATTTCCACCGCCCCGTCGGTGACCTATCGCGTCATCGCGGAAGACGGCTCGGAGCATCTGGTGCACAACCCGGCGGACTGGCCGGGCGGCAAGATGCGAGAGATCTACGAGCCCATCGTGGACATGACCATCATCGTCCCCGCGGATTTTGTTGGCCCAACTATGGAGCTATGCCAATCGCGGCGCGGGCAGATGAAAAACATGGACTACCTGTCCGAGGATCGGGTTGAGCTGCGCTATGTCATGCCACTCGGCGAGATCATTTTTGACTTCTTTGACATGCTCAAGTCCCGCACCAAGGGCTACGCCTCACTGAACTATGAGGAGGCTGGCGAGCAGGAAGCGGACCTGGTCAAGGTGGACATCTTGCTCCAGGGCGAGCCGGTGGATGCGTTTAGCGCCATCGTGCACCGCGACAACGCGCAGTTCTATGGCAACAAGATGACCAAGAAGCTCAAGCAGATCATCCCTCGCCAGCAGTTTGAGGTTCCTGTGCAGGCGGCCATTGGGTCAAAGATCATCTCGCGCGAAAACATCAAGGCGCTGCGCAAGGACGTGCTGTCCAAGTGCTACGGCGGCGATATTTCCCGCAAGCGCAAGCTGCTGGAAAAGCAGAAGGAAGGCAAGAAGCGCATGAAGTCCATCGGCTCGGTCAACGTGCCGCAGGAGGCCTTTGTGGCGGCGTTGTCCACGGATGAAGGCTAG
- a CDS encoding 2,3-butanediol dehydrogenase encodes MRAARFYDRGDIRIEDIDAQPIKPGTVRVDVAWCGICGTDLHEYLEGPIFCPTATEAHPISGETAPVTLGHEFSGVVAELGEGVDDLSVGDHVVVEPYLIHDDVDTSAENMTYHLSKDMNFIGLGGGGGGLGENIVVARRWVHKIDPSVPLDQAALIEPLSVGYHAVERAGLNEDNAAGTTAVIGGAGPIGLLTAAVLKALGARVIITEISPLRRQKALDAGVADVALDPTEVDVAAKVMELTDEKGADVAFECTSVQAVLDTLMDAVRPHGVIVIVSIWGKRSDFDMHKLVMRELDVRGTIGYVNSHPATIALVESGKVDLRPFITAKIGLDGLVDEGFDTLINRNETAVKILVSPSGKGLE; translated from the coding sequence ATGAGAGCAGCCCGTTTTTATGATCGCGGCGATATTCGAATCGAGGATATTGACGCTCAGCCGATCAAGCCCGGAACCGTGCGCGTGGACGTCGCCTGGTGCGGCATCTGCGGCACCGACCTCCACGAATATCTCGAAGGCCCCATCTTCTGTCCCACCGCCACCGAGGCGCACCCCATCTCCGGGGAGACCGCGCCGGTGACCCTGGGCCACGAGTTCTCTGGCGTTGTCGCCGAGCTCGGCGAGGGCGTCGATGACCTGTCCGTCGGCGACCACGTGGTGGTGGAGCCCTACCTCATCCACGATGACGTGGACACCAGCGCTGAAAACATGACCTACCACCTGTCCAAGGACATGAACTTCATTGGCCTTGGCGGTGGCGGCGGTGGACTGGGCGAAAACATCGTGGTGGCCCGCCGCTGGGTGCACAAGATCGACCCCTCCGTGCCGCTGGACCAGGCCGCGCTGATCGAGCCGCTGTCCGTGGGCTACCACGCCGTGGAGCGTGCAGGCCTCAACGAGGACAACGCCGCAGGGACCACCGCAGTCATCGGTGGTGCCGGCCCCATCGGGCTGCTGACCGCCGCGGTGCTCAAGGCCCTGGGCGCACGGGTCATCATCACGGAGATCTCTCCGCTGCGCCGCCAGAAGGCTCTCGACGCCGGGGTCGCCGACGTTGCGCTGGATCCCACCGAGGTCGACGTGGCCGCCAAGGTCATGGAGCTGACCGACGAAAAGGGCGCAGATGTTGCCTTCGAGTGCACCTCCGTGCAGGCCGTCCTGGATACCCTCATGGATGCAGTCCGCCCCCACGGCGTGATTGTCATCGTGTCCATCTGGGGCAAGCGCAGTGACTTTGACATGCACAAGCTGGTCATGCGCGAGCTGGATGTCCGCGGCACCATCGGCTACGTCAACTCCCACCCGGCGACCATCGCCCTGGTGGAATCAGGGAAGGTGGACCTGCGCCCGTTCATCACCGCCAAGATCGGCCTCGACGGGCTTGTTGATGAGGGCTTTGACACCCTGATCAACCGCAACGAGACCGCCGTGAAGATCCTGGTCTCTCCCTCGGGCAAGGGACTGGAGTAG
- a CDS encoding ankyrin repeat domain-containing protein has product MSTPHQGDPNGAQADPNGIQPDPNGAQPTGQTPDDVAQFAGRLFDLARSGEPTLLDYIRAGVPVDLKNQEGNTFLMLAAYAGHADLVTGLVELGADPNTLNDRGQSPLAGAIFKREDAVVDALIAAGADPLAGTPTALDTARMFGREDLVGRLQ; this is encoded by the coding sequence ATGAGCACTCCCCACCAGGGTGACCCGAACGGCGCCCAGGCTGATCCGAACGGCATCCAGCCTGATCCGAACGGGGCCCAGCCAACCGGACAAACCCCCGACGACGTTGCCCAGTTCGCCGGTCGCCTCTTTGACCTCGCCCGCAGCGGCGAACCCACGCTTCTCGACTACATCCGAGCAGGAGTGCCGGTGGACCTGAAAAACCAGGAAGGCAACACCTTCCTCATGCTGGCCGCCTACGCCGGCCACGCAGACCTGGTCACCGGGCTGGTGGAACTGGGGGCAGACCCCAACACGCTCAACGATCGCGGCCAGTCACCGCTGGCCGGAGCAATATTCAAGCGTGAAGACGCGGTAGTAGACGCCCTGATCGCCGCCGGTGCAGACCCCCTGGCAGGAACCCCCACAGCCCTGGACACCGCCCGCATGTTCGGCCGGGAAGATCTGGTGGGTCGCCTGCAATGA
- the holA gene encoding DNA polymerase III subunit delta, whose protein sequence is MNEQVHLIVGPEEFVRQRTREQIVGAIPGATVTTMNAGEITSGELLELVSPSLFADERVVVLQHAESAGKEPAELLVGLVRDPGPGITLIIEHTGGGRQKALATKLTKMAHVHHADEVRQRELPGWVTQEFRSHGHKVTPDVVHALLEGVGSDLRELASAVAQLCSDADGEVTVATVRAYYSGVAEISSFDIADWAVGGQRSRALAATRRALQLGMSPVAIAGALSSKVGMIARLYSTTGRIDARGLAATLGAHPFVIEKTAKVARRWNTDAVSRAVILMADLDATVKGQGGQPEFAVESAVSRIAELAG, encoded by the coding sequence ATGAACGAGCAGGTGCACCTCATCGTGGGGCCGGAGGAGTTCGTGCGGCAGCGCACCCGCGAACAGATCGTCGGCGCCATCCCTGGGGCGACGGTGACCACGATGAACGCCGGAGAAATCACCAGCGGCGAACTGCTGGAACTCGTCTCACCCTCCCTGTTTGCCGACGAACGCGTGGTAGTCCTCCAGCACGCCGAATCCGCGGGCAAGGAACCGGCCGAACTGCTGGTCGGCCTGGTCCGCGACCCCGGCCCCGGCATCACCCTGATCATCGAGCACACTGGGGGCGGGCGCCAAAAGGCACTGGCAACCAAGCTGACCAAGATGGCACACGTCCACCACGCCGACGAAGTCCGCCAACGCGAACTGCCCGGCTGGGTCACGCAGGAATTTCGCAGCCACGGACACAAAGTCACCCCCGATGTTGTCCATGCGCTCCTCGAAGGAGTCGGCTCTGACCTGCGCGAACTCGCCTCCGCCGTGGCGCAACTCTGCTCCGATGCGGACGGGGAAGTCACAGTGGCCACCGTGCGCGCCTACTACTCAGGGGTAGCCGAAATCTCCAGTTTCGACATCGCCGACTGGGCCGTCGGCGGCCAACGCTCCCGAGCCCTGGCCGCCACGCGCCGGGCACTCCAACTCGGCATGAGCCCCGTAGCCATTGCAGGCGCGCTCAGCTCCAAAGTAGGCATGATCGCGCGGCTGTACTCCACCACAGGGCGTATCGACGCCCGCGGGCTCGCCGCCACCCTCGGCGCCCACCCCTTCGTCATAGAAAAGACCGCTAAAGTAGCCCGCCGCTGGAACACAGACGCCGTCTCCCGCGCCGTCATCCTCATGGCAGACCTGGACGCGACCGTCAAAGGCCAAGGCGGCCAACCAGAATTCGCCGTGGAATCCGCCGTGTCCCGCATCGCGGAACTCGCCGGCTAG
- the rpsT gene encoding 30S ribosomal protein S20 — protein MANIKSQKKRVLTNEKRRQRNQAVRSRVRTEIRKFREIAATGDKDAAEAQLRLASKTLDKAVSKGVYHRNNAANKKSKMALVFNKLS, from the coding sequence ATGGCTAATATCAAGTCTCAGAAAAAGCGCGTGCTGACCAACGAGAAGCGCCGTCAGCGCAACCAGGCCGTGCGTTCCCGCGTGCGCACGGAGATCCGCAAGTTCCGTGAGATCGCCGCCACCGGCGACAAGGACGCCGCCGAGGCTCAGCTGCGCCTGGCCTCCAAGACCCTGGACAAGGCTGTGAGCAAGGGCGTCTACCACCGCAACAATGCGGCCAACAAGAAGTCCAAGATGGCCCTGGTGTTCAACAAGCTCAGCTAG
- a CDS encoding ComEC/Rec2 family competence protein, producing the protein MNELRLVPVAAAAWLICAAVVSRHHWVVALSVLAVAILVAVAAWLRQPGQAVILGVVPAVVGIIAQARVRAGSIEPPVEVRGALERAAVQINSPEHPWLLVLRVAGRPGTLRVISPQEADFPAGTQVVVRARWQPVAEAGVNAFSGRAHSVVAQPPSGWAGQVADIRSQFRDVVTQAVSGHSRGLVPGMVVGDTSLEDAQLHQACLDTGLSHLSAVSGANVTIVCSCAIVLCRWLTLGPRVQAACALGLLLVFCTVVGPEASVLRAAVTGTVGVLAVVGSSRVPPIHGLCLAVVALVGWDSQLACQWGFALSVGATAGIVALFPAIYGQLACVARWQVPDVVVRAVAVAVAADVVTAPLIAAMAGKVPVVSVVANVAVAAMVPPVTVVGLIAVVVGCVSPPIAVALVRLISPCTWWIGQVAVHLAALPGASLGVGPVAVLVAYGWVGYGWATGRVRLTCAVLACAAVVTVVGVPQPLRAPAVDMGTLTTVVVDKRDDALDVPPGTQLVVVRDASGAPARRPTVTPQGVPVVFPARDGPVEILRDGTQRAADGRF; encoded by the coding sequence GTGAACGAGCTGCGCCTGGTGCCCGTCGCGGCGGCCGCATGGCTGATCTGTGCCGCGGTAGTCAGCCGGCACCACTGGGTAGTGGCGCTGTCCGTCCTCGCCGTGGCAATCCTGGTGGCGGTGGCAGCGTGGCTGCGCCAACCCGGCCAGGCCGTCATCCTTGGGGTGGTGCCCGCGGTGGTGGGGATCATCGCGCAGGCGCGGGTGCGCGCCGGGTCGATAGAACCCCCGGTGGAGGTTCGCGGCGCGCTGGAGCGGGCGGCGGTGCAGATCAATTCGCCGGAGCACCCCTGGCTCCTGGTGCTGCGGGTGGCCGGTCGCCCTGGGACGCTGCGGGTGATAAGCCCGCAGGAGGCAGATTTTCCCGCCGGCACACAGGTGGTGGTGCGGGCCCGGTGGCAGCCGGTGGCAGAGGCAGGGGTCAACGCCTTTAGCGGCCGGGCCCACAGCGTGGTGGCGCAGCCGCCTTCGGGGTGGGCGGGCCAGGTAGCTGACATTCGCAGCCAGTTCCGGGATGTGGTCACCCAGGCTGTTTCCGGGCATTCCCGCGGCTTGGTCCCCGGCATGGTGGTGGGGGATACCTCCCTGGAGGACGCCCAGCTGCACCAGGCATGCCTGGATACGGGCCTAAGCCACCTGTCTGCGGTCTCTGGGGCGAACGTGACCATCGTGTGCAGCTGCGCGATAGTGCTGTGTCGGTGGCTGACGCTGGGCCCGCGGGTGCAGGCCGCCTGTGCGCTGGGTCTCCTGCTGGTCTTTTGCACGGTGGTGGGCCCGGAGGCGTCGGTGCTGCGCGCGGCCGTGACGGGCACCGTGGGGGTTCTTGCCGTGGTGGGTTCCAGCCGCGTGCCGCCGATCCATGGGTTGTGCCTGGCGGTGGTGGCGTTGGTGGGCTGGGATTCGCAGCTGGCCTGCCAGTGGGGGTTTGCGCTGTCGGTGGGGGCAACGGCAGGAATCGTGGCGCTGTTTCCCGCCATCTACGGGCAGCTGGCGTGCGTGGCGCGCTGGCAGGTGCCAGACGTGGTGGTCCGTGCCGTGGCGGTCGCCGTGGCGGCAGACGTGGTCACCGCACCGCTCATCGCAGCGATGGCAGGCAAGGTTCCGGTGGTCTCCGTGGTAGCCAACGTCGCCGTGGCAGCGATGGTTCCGCCGGTGACGGTGGTGGGGCTGATCGCCGTGGTGGTCGGATGCGTCAGCCCGCCCATCGCGGTGGCACTGGTGCGGCTGATTTCGCCGTGCACGTGGTGGATCGGCCAGGTGGCGGTGCACCTGGCTGCGCTGCCCGGTGCGAGCCTGGGGGTGGGCCCGGTGGCCGTCCTAGTGGCGTACGGCTGGGTGGGCTATGGCTGGGCGACGGGCAGAGTCCGGCTGACCTGCGCCGTGCTGGCCTGCGCTGCGGTGGTCACCGTGGTGGGAGTCCCGCAGCCCCTGCGGGCACCGGCAGTGGATATGGGGACGTTGACCACGGTGGTCGTCGATAAGCGTGACGACGCCCTCGATGTTCCACCCGGCACGCAACTGGTGGTGGTGCGCGATGCCAGCGGCGCTCCCGCGCGCCGCCCGACGGTCACGCCGCAGGGGGTGCCCGTGGTCTTTCCCGCCCGCGACGGCCCCGTGGAGATCCTGCGCGATGGCACGCAGCGGGCAGCCGACGGTCGGTTCTAG
- a CDS encoding DUF3558 family protein: MKPTHLITLGLIAGGMMCAGCTGQPDQLAQPDQTPAPQATDTSRQTRQTTMPAGLTAPIEFGPFDANAPDFQLFKPCEEIPAEVYRELGMGEIQGQASSIGGDHGCLYSEEPGHPNFHVFGITVNTLQDRDAPKGGIVIEPATSAFGVDIDILTYPDSPPSECVTSVMTSRGRWTLDFESEGEQDKQGACRILIEKHSALIKYLKGE, encoded by the coding sequence ATGAAACCTACCCACCTCATCACACTTGGCCTCATAGCTGGCGGCATGATGTGTGCTGGCTGCACAGGTCAGCCGGACCAACTGGCCCAGCCAGACCAAACCCCCGCACCTCAGGCCACCGATACGTCGAGGCAAACCCGGCAAACTACGATGCCCGCAGGGCTAACGGCGCCCATCGAGTTTGGTCCTTTCGACGCCAACGCTCCGGACTTTCAGCTGTTCAAGCCTTGCGAGGAGATCCCGGCCGAGGTGTATCGAGAGCTGGGAATGGGGGAGATACAGGGTCAGGCCTCCTCTATTGGCGGTGATCACGGATGCTTATATAGCGAGGAACCCGGGCATCCAAATTTCCATGTATTTGGAATTACTGTCAATACACTCCAAGATCGGGATGCGCCAAAAGGTGGCATTGTGATTGAGCCAGCTACGAGCGCTTTTGGGGTAGATATCGACATCTTGACATACCCGGACAGTCCACCATCTGAGTGTGTCACAAGTGTGATGACGAGCAGGGGGCGATGGACTCTAGACTTTGAAAGTGAAGGGGAACAAGATAAACAAGGGGCCTGCCGGATCCTGATAGAAAAGCACTCAGCACTCATCAAATATCTCAAGGGGGAATAA
- a CDS encoding LysE family translocator gives MNVGAILSVVVLNLIGAASPGPDVLLVTRLATKSRRHALTAVFALHLGVIMWVSLTVFGAAALLTRYPALVGLIELCGGLFLFLMGRAMTSGGLRARRLPVHDEFAATQALGSPWRSARLALATNLSNPKIVLFLAAIVAPAMPAHPSVAESLVMIAALCGTSLIYFICMALIISTKAVRRRLLRAGPWIDIVSGSIFMIFGSVLLVRGAMTVL, from the coding sequence ATGAACGTAGGAGCGATCCTCTCCGTTGTCGTCCTCAACCTCATCGGAGCGGCCTCGCCCGGGCCTGACGTCCTGCTGGTCACCCGCCTTGCCACCAAGTCGCGCCGGCACGCGTTAACCGCGGTGTTCGCGCTCCACCTCGGGGTGATCATGTGGGTCAGCCTCACGGTATTCGGCGCCGCCGCACTACTGACGCGCTATCCGGCCCTGGTGGGCCTCATCGAACTGTGCGGCGGACTGTTCCTCTTCCTCATGGGACGCGCCATGACCAGCGGCGGACTGCGCGCCCGGCGCCTGCCCGTGCATGACGAATTCGCCGCAACCCAAGCCCTAGGCAGCCCCTGGCGCAGCGCACGCCTAGCCCTGGCCACGAACCTGTCCAACCCCAAAATTGTGCTCTTCCTGGCGGCCATCGTGGCCCCAGCCATGCCAGCACACCCTTCCGTGGCGGAATCGTTGGTCATGATCGCGGCGCTGTGCGGGACGTCGCTGATCTACTTCATCTGCATGGCGCTGATCATTTCCACCAAGGCGGTGCGCCGACGGCTGCTGCGCGCCGGGCCGTGGATAGACATTGTCTCCGGGTCAATCTTCATGATCTTTGGCAGCGTGCTCCTGGTCCGGGGTGCGATGACAGTGTTGTGA